In one Rutidosis leptorrhynchoides isolate AG116_Rl617_1_P2 chromosome 8, CSIRO_AGI_Rlap_v1, whole genome shotgun sequence genomic region, the following are encoded:
- the LOC139862952 gene encoding protein PTST homolog 2, chloroplastic-like isoform X1 codes for MVSLITNSNAHTLIFSIVSSLGIRTNFKINSPTVSMLVKRESFLGFKDFKKPRTRNGILCTVSLENEVELDLENEILEFMKCSKNPNDFPTKKELLEGGRIDLVNAIISKGGWLSLGWDNDDQNESENMEFNDIRDIDTENIIISKQSNDELGPSLNSYSSSCQLFVSPSAGSIETVVKEDAGIEGILHRLERYRSSSFGISMRQNGHDTHDLSKVNDRGRDYVFADVAVAQTDLGEKSNKRENEDSNDDSNYIRSRLQQMQLELSSSLCLLRSKSERKKPDVAHQTSSSELQHISDTWEFQENEIMSAKNRLRSIRAELAVLERKMSLSIIEARKVVEAKQKIIDNGCRTLQVLITTCIIWPNSASEVRLAGSFDGWTTQRKMERSQTGVFSFSLKLYPGRYEVKFIVDGVWRVDPLRPVVHYDGYENNVVIVHE; via the exons ATGGTTTCACTCATTACAAACTCAAATGCACATACTTTAATCTTTTCAATTGTTTCTTCACTTGGGATTAGAACCAATTTCAAGATTAACTCACCAACTGTGTCAATGTTGGTGAAAAGAGAGAGCTTTTTAGGGTTTAAAGATTTCAAGAAACCAAGAACAAGAAATGGGATTTTGTGTACAGTGTCATTAGAAAATGAAGTAGAATTAGATTTAGAGAATGAGATTTTGGAGTTTATGAAGTGTTCGAAGAACCCGAATGATTTCCCAACCAAGAAAGAGTTATTGGAAGGTGGAAGAATTGATTTAGTCAATGCCATTATCAGTAAAGGTGGCTGGCTTTCATTAGGTTGGGACAACGATGATCAAAATGAAAGTGAAAATATGGAATTTAATGACATTAGGGATATAGATACAGAAAATATAATTATATCTAAGCAGTCCAATGATGAGTTGGGCCCTTCTTTGAATTCTTACAGTTCATCATGTCAACTATTTGTATCACCCTCTGCCGGATCAAT agaaACTGTAGTTAAGGAAGATGCTGGAATAGAAGGTATACTGCATAGATTGGAACGATATAGAAGCTCGTCTTTTGGTATTAGTATGCGACAAAATGGACACGATACACATGATTTGAGCAAGGTCAATGACAGGGGCCGAGATTACGTCTTTGCTGATGTGG CAGTCGCACAGACAGATCTCGGTGAAAAGTCAAATAAAAGAGAAAACGAGGACTCAAACGATGATTCAAACTATATAAGATCTCGACTTCAACAAATGCAACTCGAGCTTTCTTCATCCCTTTGCTTGTTAAGGTCCAAAAGTGAAAGAAAGAAACCAGATGTA GCTCATCAAACTTCGTCCAGCGAGCTGCAACACATATCTGATACATGGGAGTTTCAAGAAAATGAGATAATGAGTGCCAAAAATAGGTTGAGATCAATACGTGCTGAGCTGGCAGTTTTAGAGAGGAAGATGTCGTTATCGATTAT TGAAGCGCGTAAAGTAGTTGAGGCGAAACAAAAGATAATCGATAACGGATGTAGGACTTTACAGGTTCTTATTACAACCTGCATAATTTGGCCTAATTCGGCTTCTGAAGTACGTTTAGCAGGATCTTTTGATGGTTGGACTACTCAG AGGAAGATGGAAAGATCACAAACGGGTGTTTTCTCTTTTTCGTTAAAGTTGTATCCAGGAAGATATGAG GTTAAATTCATTGTTGACGGTGTTTGGAGAGTTGATCCTCTACGCCCTGTCGTTCACTACGATGGGTATGAGAATAATGTTGTTATCGTACATGAATGA
- the LOC139864743 gene encoding uncharacterized protein, whose amino-acid sequence MKSYSCSLCDEVPDSVAHLFFECPYSRNVWDIMKSKLLFKGLSHKIASVIEVLEKYPFKKQIWSVITRIVIAATVYYIWQERNSRIFKGMKRDSQVLSMKIQEFIKVKLLTLKVKHTKSVQQAGKIWQISWN is encoded by the coding sequence ATGAAGTCATATAGTTGCTCATTGTGTGATGAAGTTCCTGATTCTGTTGCACATTTATTCTTTGAATGCCCATATTCCAGAAATGTGTGGGATATCATGAAGTCTAAGCTGCTATTTAAAGGTTTATCACATAAAATTGCTTCTGTTATTGAAGTTTTGGAGAAGTATCCTTTTAAAAAGCAGATATGGAGTGTTATTACCAGAATTGTAATAGCAGCTACTGTATATTACATTTGGCAGGAAAGAAATAGTCGAATTTTCAAAGGTATGAAAAGGGATAGTCAAGTTTTGAGTATGAAAATTCAAGAATTTATCAAAGTCAAACTGTTGACTTTAAAAGTCAAACACACGAAGAGTGTGCAGCAGGCTGGAAAGATTTGGCAGATAAGCTGGAACTGA
- the LOC139862952 gene encoding protein PTST homolog 2, chloroplastic-like isoform X2 has protein sequence MVSLITNSNAHTLIFSIVSSLGIRTNFKINSPTVSMLVKRESFLGFKDFKKPRTRNGILCTVSLENEVELDLENEILEFMKCSKNPNDFPTKKELLEGGRIDLVNAIISKGGWLSLGWDNDDQNESENMEFNDIRDIDTENIIISKQSNDELGPSLNSYSSSCQLFVSPSAGSIETVVKEDAGIEGILHRLERYRSSSFGISMRQNGHDTHDLSKVNDRGRDYVFADVVAQTDLGEKSNKRENEDSNDDSNYIRSRLQQMQLELSSSLCLLRSKSERKKPDVAHQTSSSELQHISDTWEFQENEIMSAKNRLRSIRAELAVLERKMSLSIIEARKVVEAKQKIIDNGCRTLQVLITTCIIWPNSASEVRLAGSFDGWTTQRKMERSQTGVFSFSLKLYPGRYEVKFIVDGVWRVDPLRPVVHYDGYENNVVIVHE, from the exons ATGGTTTCACTCATTACAAACTCAAATGCACATACTTTAATCTTTTCAATTGTTTCTTCACTTGGGATTAGAACCAATTTCAAGATTAACTCACCAACTGTGTCAATGTTGGTGAAAAGAGAGAGCTTTTTAGGGTTTAAAGATTTCAAGAAACCAAGAACAAGAAATGGGATTTTGTGTACAGTGTCATTAGAAAATGAAGTAGAATTAGATTTAGAGAATGAGATTTTGGAGTTTATGAAGTGTTCGAAGAACCCGAATGATTTCCCAACCAAGAAAGAGTTATTGGAAGGTGGAAGAATTGATTTAGTCAATGCCATTATCAGTAAAGGTGGCTGGCTTTCATTAGGTTGGGACAACGATGATCAAAATGAAAGTGAAAATATGGAATTTAATGACATTAGGGATATAGATACAGAAAATATAATTATATCTAAGCAGTCCAATGATGAGTTGGGCCCTTCTTTGAATTCTTACAGTTCATCATGTCAACTATTTGTATCACCCTCTGCCGGATCAAT agaaACTGTAGTTAAGGAAGATGCTGGAATAGAAGGTATACTGCATAGATTGGAACGATATAGAAGCTCGTCTTTTGGTATTAGTATGCGACAAAATGGACACGATACACATGATTTGAGCAAGGTCAATGACAGGGGCCGAGATTACGTCTTTGCTGATGTGG TCGCACAGACAGATCTCGGTGAAAAGTCAAATAAAAGAGAAAACGAGGACTCAAACGATGATTCAAACTATATAAGATCTCGACTTCAACAAATGCAACTCGAGCTTTCTTCATCCCTTTGCTTGTTAAGGTCCAAAAGTGAAAGAAAGAAACCAGATGTA GCTCATCAAACTTCGTCCAGCGAGCTGCAACACATATCTGATACATGGGAGTTTCAAGAAAATGAGATAATGAGTGCCAAAAATAGGTTGAGATCAATACGTGCTGAGCTGGCAGTTTTAGAGAGGAAGATGTCGTTATCGATTAT TGAAGCGCGTAAAGTAGTTGAGGCGAAACAAAAGATAATCGATAACGGATGTAGGACTTTACAGGTTCTTATTACAACCTGCATAATTTGGCCTAATTCGGCTTCTGAAGTACGTTTAGCAGGATCTTTTGATGGTTGGACTACTCAG AGGAAGATGGAAAGATCACAAACGGGTGTTTTCTCTTTTTCGTTAAAGTTGTATCCAGGAAGATATGAG GTTAAATTCATTGTTGACGGTGTTTGGAGAGTTGATCCTCTACGCCCTGTCGTTCACTACGATGGGTATGAGAATAATGTTGTTATCGTACATGAATGA
- the LOC139862952 gene encoding protein PTST homolog 2, chloroplastic-like isoform X3 yields the protein MVSLITNSNAHTLIFSIVSSLGIRTNFKINSPTVSMLVKRESFLGFKDFKKPRTRNGILCTVSLENEVELDLENEILEFMKCSKNPNDFPTKKELLEGGRIDLVNAIISKGGWLSLGWDNDDQNESENMEFNDIRDIDTENIIISKQSNDELGPSLNSYSSSCQLFVSPSAGSIETVVKEDAGIEGILHRLERYRSSSFGISMRQNGHDTHDLSKVNDRGRDYVFADVAVAQTDLGEKSNKRENEDSNDDSNYIRSRLQQMQLELSSSLCLLRSKSERKKPDAHQTSSSELQHISDTWEFQENEIMSAKNRLRSIRAELAVLERKMSLSIIEARKVVEAKQKIIDNGCRTLQVLITTCIIWPNSASEVRLAGSFDGWTTQRKMERSQTGVFSFSLKLYPGRYEVKFIVDGVWRVDPLRPVVHYDGYENNVVIVHE from the exons ATGGTTTCACTCATTACAAACTCAAATGCACATACTTTAATCTTTTCAATTGTTTCTTCACTTGGGATTAGAACCAATTTCAAGATTAACTCACCAACTGTGTCAATGTTGGTGAAAAGAGAGAGCTTTTTAGGGTTTAAAGATTTCAAGAAACCAAGAACAAGAAATGGGATTTTGTGTACAGTGTCATTAGAAAATGAAGTAGAATTAGATTTAGAGAATGAGATTTTGGAGTTTATGAAGTGTTCGAAGAACCCGAATGATTTCCCAACCAAGAAAGAGTTATTGGAAGGTGGAAGAATTGATTTAGTCAATGCCATTATCAGTAAAGGTGGCTGGCTTTCATTAGGTTGGGACAACGATGATCAAAATGAAAGTGAAAATATGGAATTTAATGACATTAGGGATATAGATACAGAAAATATAATTATATCTAAGCAGTCCAATGATGAGTTGGGCCCTTCTTTGAATTCTTACAGTTCATCATGTCAACTATTTGTATCACCCTCTGCCGGATCAAT agaaACTGTAGTTAAGGAAGATGCTGGAATAGAAGGTATACTGCATAGATTGGAACGATATAGAAGCTCGTCTTTTGGTATTAGTATGCGACAAAATGGACACGATACACATGATTTGAGCAAGGTCAATGACAGGGGCCGAGATTACGTCTTTGCTGATGTGG CAGTCGCACAGACAGATCTCGGTGAAAAGTCAAATAAAAGAGAAAACGAGGACTCAAACGATGATTCAAACTATATAAGATCTCGACTTCAACAAATGCAACTCGAGCTTTCTTCATCCCTTTGCTTGTTAAGGTCCAAAAGTGAAAGAAAGAAACCAGAT GCTCATCAAACTTCGTCCAGCGAGCTGCAACACATATCTGATACATGGGAGTTTCAAGAAAATGAGATAATGAGTGCCAAAAATAGGTTGAGATCAATACGTGCTGAGCTGGCAGTTTTAGAGAGGAAGATGTCGTTATCGATTAT TGAAGCGCGTAAAGTAGTTGAGGCGAAACAAAAGATAATCGATAACGGATGTAGGACTTTACAGGTTCTTATTACAACCTGCATAATTTGGCCTAATTCGGCTTCTGAAGTACGTTTAGCAGGATCTTTTGATGGTTGGACTACTCAG AGGAAGATGGAAAGATCACAAACGGGTGTTTTCTCTTTTTCGTTAAAGTTGTATCCAGGAAGATATGAG GTTAAATTCATTGTTGACGGTGTTTGGAGAGTTGATCCTCTACGCCCTGTCGTTCACTACGATGGGTATGAGAATAATGTTGTTATCGTACATGAATGA